The proteins below are encoded in one region of Pseudonocardia sp. DSM 110487:
- a CDS encoding Crp/Fnr family transcriptional regulator — MSVPRVDPRADDRIQRALAASHLRGLPAGIIEDLLVGARRHKAFAGDTLRRVGEGERHVELVVNGVVRVHVGAPDGRTLTVRYCRTGALIGVLSLYAEPFVMPVTTQAVADSELVEIRPAVVRRLADRDIRVARALLLELSERAAAFASEIGGSAFSSIRQRIARHLLDLATHRQRGSELIAQVSQQELADAVGTVREVVVRTLREFRHDGILETRRGEIRIVTPDRLLAEAYPQPGNWNTGP, encoded by the coding sequence GTGTCGGTGCCACGGGTTGACCCGCGGGCGGACGACCGGATCCAGCGGGCGCTCGCCGCTTCACACCTGCGGGGCCTCCCCGCTGGGATCATCGAGGATCTACTGGTTGGCGCCCGGCGACACAAGGCATTCGCGGGAGACACGCTTCGCCGTGTCGGCGAAGGTGAGCGCCACGTCGAACTGGTCGTGAATGGTGTGGTCCGGGTACACGTGGGTGCACCGGACGGCCGCACGCTGACCGTTCGCTACTGCCGAACAGGCGCGCTGATCGGCGTCCTTTCGCTCTACGCCGAGCCGTTCGTCATGCCGGTGACGACCCAGGCGGTGGCCGACTCGGAACTGGTGGAGATCAGACCGGCTGTCGTCCGGCGACTCGCAGACCGTGACATTCGGGTCGCGAGGGCACTCCTGCTGGAGTTGAGCGAGCGCGCCGCGGCCTTCGCGTCGGAGATCGGAGGATCTGCGTTCTCGAGCATCCGCCAGCGGATCGCTCGGCACCTGCTCGACCTGGCCACGCATCGGCAACGAGGCAGCGAGCTGATCGCGCAGGTCAGCCAGCAAGAGCTGGCAGATGCGGTCGGCACCGTCCGCGAGGTCGTGGTCCGCACACTGCGCGAATTCCGCCACGACGGCATTCTCGAAACTCGGCGAGGAGAGATCAGAATCGTCACACCCGACCGATTGCTCGCCGAGGCCTATCCGCAACCCGGGAACTGGAACACAGGTCCCTGA
- a CDS encoding GNAT family N-acetyltransferase, with protein sequence MSETVVLRAAVVGDAASLAATIAAAFEQYRGRLTPESGAFRETADSISRELAGGAGAMIAEQNGEALGCVMIKPVEGDLYLGRLAVIPSGRGRGIARRLVDAVEAEAARRGLAGVRLGVRIVLPENQRLFTALGYVETSREAHPGFDFPTSITMRKSLSRTASA encoded by the coding sequence ATGAGCGAGACCGTTGTATTGCGCGCCGCGGTGGTCGGCGATGCTGCGTCCCTTGCGGCCACCATCGCGGCCGCCTTCGAGCAGTACCGCGGCCGCCTCACTCCCGAGTCGGGTGCTTTCCGCGAGACGGCCGACTCGATCTCGCGCGAGCTCGCGGGCGGGGCCGGTGCCATGATCGCCGAGCAGAATGGTGAGGCACTGGGCTGCGTCATGATCAAGCCGGTCGAGGGCGATCTCTACCTCGGGCGGCTGGCGGTGATTCCGTCGGGGCGCGGCCGCGGCATCGCCCGGCGCTTGGTCGATGCTGTCGAGGCGGAGGCGGCCCGTCGCGGACTGGCCGGTGTCCGGCTGGGTGTACGCATCGTGCTGCCCGAGAACCAGCGGCTGTTCACCGCGTTGGGCTACGTGGAAACGTCGCGCGAAGCGCACCCGGGCTTCGACTTTCCCACCTCGATCACGATGCGGAAATCCTTGTCCCGTACCGCGTCGGCCTGA
- a CDS encoding HNH endonuclease signature motif containing protein, translated as MTCEVEAGDPVDPQLEDAFDWLAIERELRSGVEDRTWGNTAPSGLFALEIDSDTREVAGLSDAQLVDAMVGFERLAAWAQARQARVLAEFARRRPGDDSTMVATDKPCAMSRFAPDEVGLALKLARLTVKTRIGRSVQLEQVLPETLAVWQRGRLDERRVAAICEATHYLSVEKARAVQHRILDRAPDQTVGQLKAALKRAVIAVDPEGAAERHQAARRDRRVSITEEPDGMASLWALMTAPDAQASYQWLTRLALGCGKDDPRSMDARRADLAAALLSGRLTNAAPDTPTATPTSSGTDSETGAESRINNEHDEDEEHDGHDEADTDPAPESPTSTRDVDAPDNRAPGNRAPGNRAPGNAAPGNAAPGNGAPGNGAPGNGAGGHRSPPRPVNPGKPLVQILIPFTTLLGADNHPCELVGHGPITADQARDIAADAVLKRLVYDPLSGTVLDHGRTTYRPPAGLADHVRARDVYCRGPICRRRALDGHLDHITPYPHSPTNEPNIHGCCGHEHRMKHAPGWAVRALPDGRIQWITPTGHRYHSEPYDYRTDDDLPPGTATTRKGLPKDLAARLERIERDRRTAALWNGETIPPDDEDEPPPF; from the coding sequence ATGACATGCGAGGTGGAGGCCGGCGACCCCGTCGATCCCCAACTCGAGGACGCCTTCGACTGGCTGGCCATCGAACGCGAGCTGCGGTCCGGTGTGGAGGACCGCACCTGGGGCAACACCGCCCCGTCCGGGTTGTTCGCCCTGGAGATCGACTCCGACACCCGTGAGGTGGCCGGCCTGTCGGATGCGCAGCTGGTCGATGCGATGGTCGGGTTCGAACGCCTGGCCGCGTGGGCGCAGGCCCGCCAGGCCCGGGTCCTGGCGGAGTTCGCCCGCCGCCGCCCCGGTGACGACTCGACCATGGTGGCCACCGACAAGCCGTGCGCGATGAGCCGGTTCGCCCCCGACGAGGTCGGGCTCGCCCTGAAGCTGGCCCGGCTGACCGTCAAGACCCGGATCGGGCGGTCGGTGCAGCTGGAACAGGTGCTGCCCGAAACCCTGGCCGTGTGGCAGCGGGGCCGCCTGGACGAGCGCCGGGTCGCCGCGATCTGCGAGGCCACCCACTACCTGTCGGTGGAGAAGGCGCGGGCGGTGCAGCATCGCATCCTGGACCGGGCGCCGGACCAGACGGTGGGGCAGCTGAAGGCGGCGTTGAAACGCGCGGTGATCGCGGTCGACCCCGAGGGTGCCGCGGAGCGGCACCAGGCCGCCCGCCGGGACCGGCGAGTGTCGATCACCGAGGAACCCGACGGGATGGCGTCGCTGTGGGCGCTGATGACCGCCCCCGACGCCCAAGCCAGCTACCAGTGGCTGACCCGGCTCGCCCTCGGGTGCGGCAAGGACGACCCGCGCAGCATGGACGCCCGCCGCGCCGACCTGGCCGCCGCCCTGCTGTCCGGGCGACTCACCAACGCCGCACCCGACACCCCAACCGCCACCCCGACTTCCAGCGGGACCGACAGCGAGACCGGAGCCGAGAGCCGCATCAACAACGAGCACGACGAGGACGAGGAGCACGACGGGCACGACGAGGCCGACACCGACCCCGCGCCGGAGTCGCCGACATCCACCCGCGACGTCGATGCACCCGACAACCGTGCACCCGGCAACCGTGCACCCGGCAACCGTGCGCCCGGCAACGCCGCGCCCGGCAACGCCGCGCCCGGCAACGGTGCGCCCGGCAACGGTGCGCCCGGCAACGGTGCGGGCGGGCACAGGTCACCACCGCGGCCGGTCAACCCCGGCAAACCCCTCGTCCAGATCCTGATCCCCTTCACCACCCTGCTCGGCGCCGACAACCACCCCTGCGAACTGGTCGGACACGGCCCGATCACCGCTGACCAGGCCCGCGACATCGCCGCCGACGCCGTGCTGAAACGCCTGGTGTACGACCCGCTGTCGGGCACCGTGCTCGACCACGGGCGCACCACCTACCGGCCCCCGGCCGGGCTCGCCGACCATGTGCGGGCCCGCGACGTGTACTGCCGCGGCCCCATCTGCCGCCGCCGCGCCCTGGACGGACACCTCGACCACATCACCCCCTACCCGCACAGCCCCACCAACGAACCCAACATCCACGGCTGCTGCGGCCACGAACACCGCATGAAACACGCCCCCGGCTGGGCCGTCCGCGCACTACCCGACGGACGCATCCAATGGATCACCCCCACCGGGCACCGCTACCACAGCGAGCCCTACGACTACCGCACCGACGACGACCTACCGCCCGGCACAGCCACCACGCGAAAGGGCCTGCCGAAAGACCTCGCCGCACGCCTGGAACGCATCGAACGCGACCGCCGCACCGCCGCCCTCTGGAACGGCGAGACCATCCCGCCCGACGACGAGGATGAGCCGCCACCCTTCTGA
- a CDS encoding GNAT family N-acetyltransferase — protein MIRSQFLGGLPDLGEALLCVGFVTTHPTYQGRGVATALMQHLLALPGYEEYVLRDIKDTNTPALKLYAKLGFTKYERRSVRFARRAGFSTYVSLRLMQTT, from the coding sequence GTGATCCGTAGCCAGTTTCTCGGTGGCCTACCCGATCTCGGCGAGGCCCTCCTGTGCGTCGGGTTCGTAACTACTCACCCCACCTACCAGGGACGCGGGGTGGCGACGGCTCTCATGCAACACCTGCTGGCTCTGCCCGGCTACGAGGAGTACGTCCTACGGGACATCAAGGACACAAACACGCCTGCCCTCAAGCTGTACGCCAAGCTCGGATTCACAAAGTACGAGCGTCGATCCGTCCGCTTCGCACGACGCGCAGGTTTCTCGACCTACGTCTCGCTGAGACTCATGCAGACCACCTGA
- a CDS encoding DUF4158 domain-containing protein, whose protein sequence is MLKWSAQDLVASWTLVGNKTGATRLGFAVWLKFFEIAARFPSVAGEVPPSAVAYLAEHLHVTADAFLVDRFYVALSDGAPRPSPRSPSKNRSASRRSGGRSGTIWNSSTARSATW, encoded by the coding sequence GTGCTGAAGTGGTCGGCACAGGACTTGGTCGCGTCGTGGACGCTGGTGGGCAACAAGACCGGTGCGACGCGGCTTGGCTTCGCGGTGTGGTTGAAATTCTTCGAGATCGCGGCGCGGTTCCCGAGCGTGGCGGGTGAGGTGCCGCCGTCCGCGGTGGCGTACTTGGCCGAGCACCTGCACGTCACCGCGGACGCATTTCTCGTCGACCGCTTCTACGTCGCCCTCTCGGACGGCGCCCCGCGGCCGTCGCCACGCTCACCGAGCAAGAACAGGAGTGCTTCCCGCCGAAGTGGCGGGAGATCCGGCACCATCTGGAACTCATCCACGGCACGATCAGCTACCTGGTGA
- a CDS encoding VOC family protein encodes MSELTTTQPAGTPTWIDLGIPDLDRAMTFYGALFGWEFDVGPAEFGHYTQCLLRGRPVAAIRPNPDPDATDFWWNVYFATDDCDAAAARARDAGGSIITGPMDVLDQGRTAIIKDTTGAQCGLWQAGAHIGCEIVNEPNALLRNDLVTAESGPARDFYVAVFGYTLDANPDMPELDFTFLRRPDGHEIGGIAGDPKATKSRWGTLFQVDDADAAARRAVDAGGTSAEPYDMIYGRVANITDPFGTEFDVGAAMTS; translated from the coding sequence ATGAGCGAGCTGACCACCACGCAGCCGGCTGGCACACCGACCTGGATCGACCTGGGCATCCCGGATCTCGACCGCGCGATGACCTTCTACGGCGCGTTGTTCGGTTGGGAGTTCGATGTGGGACCGGCGGAGTTCGGCCACTACACCCAGTGCTTGCTACGGGGCAGACCCGTCGCGGCCATCAGGCCGAACCCTGATCCCGACGCCACGGACTTCTGGTGGAACGTCTACTTCGCGACGGATGACTGTGACGCCGCGGCCGCCCGAGCGCGGGACGCGGGCGGCTCGATCATCACCGGCCCGATGGACGTGCTGGACCAGGGCCGGACGGCGATCATCAAGGACACCACCGGTGCGCAGTGTGGACTGTGGCAGGCCGGTGCCCACATCGGCTGCGAGATCGTCAACGAGCCGAACGCCCTGCTCCGCAACGACCTGGTCACCGCGGAATCCGGGCCCGCGCGCGACTTCTACGTCGCGGTCTTCGGCTACACGTTGGATGCCAACCCGGACATGCCCGAGCTCGACTTCACGTTCCTGCGCAGACCGGATGGCCACGAGATCGGCGGCATCGCCGGTGACCCAAAGGCCACGAAGTCCCGTTGGGGGACCTTGTTCCAGGTGGACGACGCCGATGCGGCGGCGCGGCGAGCGGTCGACGCGGGTGGGACCTCGGCCGAGCCCTACGACATGATCTACGGGCGGGTCGCGAACATCACGGACCCGTTCGGCACGGAGTTCGATGTCGGTGCGGCGATGACGAGCTGA
- a CDS encoding ABC transporter permease: MNATSAEQASAPVAEDALRSVLLAGERPSRPGPVLTSLTFGWRALLKIKHVPEQLVDVTMFPIMFTLMFTYLFGGALAGSTQEYLQFLLPGILVQANVMITMNTGITLNTDIQKGVFDRFRSLPVWRPSPLVGALLGDVMRYSIGSAIVITLGLVLGFRPEGGAVGVVLSVVLLLVFSFCLSWLWTMLSLILRTPNSVAGVSMMVMFPLTFVSNIFVDPKTMPGWLQAVIEVNPITHLATVVRGLMHGSVPAGEIGWVLVSSVLIVAVFGPITMVLYRNKK, translated from the coding sequence ATGAATGCCACGTCCGCAGAACAGGCGTCGGCGCCGGTCGCCGAGGACGCGCTGCGCAGTGTGCTGTTGGCCGGCGAGCGGCCGTCTCGCCCCGGCCCGGTGCTCACCTCGTTGACATTCGGCTGGCGCGCTTTGCTGAAGATCAAACACGTCCCGGAGCAGCTCGTCGACGTGACCATGTTCCCGATCATGTTCACGCTGATGTTCACCTACCTGTTCGGTGGCGCGCTCGCCGGGTCGACTCAGGAGTACCTGCAGTTCCTGCTGCCCGGCATCCTGGTGCAGGCGAACGTCATGATCACCATGAACACTGGCATTACGCTGAACACCGACATCCAGAAGGGGGTGTTCGACAGGTTCAGGTCACTTCCGGTGTGGCGACCGTCGCCGCTGGTCGGCGCCCTGCTCGGCGATGTGATGCGCTACTCGATCGGGTCGGCGATCGTGATCACGCTCGGACTGGTCCTAGGGTTCCGGCCGGAGGGTGGCGCCGTCGGGGTGGTGCTCTCGGTGGTGCTGCTGCTGGTGTTCTCGTTCTGCCTGTCGTGGCTGTGGACGATGCTCAGCCTGATCCTGCGCACGCCGAACTCGGTGGCGGGGGTCAGCATGATGGTGATGTTCCCGCTGACGTTCGTGAGCAACATCTTCGTGGACCCGAAGACGATGCCCGGGTGGTTGCAGGCGGTCATCGAGGTCAACCCGATCACCCACCTGGCGACCGTGGTACGCGGCCTGATGCACGGCTCGGTGCCCGCCGGGGAAATCGGCTGGGTGCTCGTCTCGTCCGTACTTATCGTCGCGGTCTTCGGTCCCATCACCATGGTCCTCTACCGCAACAAGAAGTAG
- a CDS encoding ATP-binding cassette domain-containing protein: protein MGKFAIETSGLKKSFGKTHAVAGVDLAVSAGGVYGVLGPNGAGKTTTIRILATLLRPDAGEAQVLGYDVVRDAQAVRSRVGLTGQFASVDEDLTGVENLLLLARLLGYSRRRGRERAADLLDAFGLAEAADRQVKKYSGGMRRRIDIAASLVVTPELIFLDEPTTGLDPRSRNQVWEIVRGMVAEGATVLLTTQYLDEADQLADRIAVIDHGKVVAEGSSGQLKASVGAGSLYVRLRAPEQRAEAERVLAGVLEVPVEPSADPAALSARISDPERVARSLAELSRSGIDVTEFALGQPSLDEVFLALTGHAAEETPEEDAA, encoded by the coding sequence GTGGGAAAGTTCGCGATCGAGACGAGCGGGTTGAAGAAGAGCTTCGGCAAGACCCACGCGGTCGCCGGTGTGGACCTGGCCGTGAGCGCCGGGGGCGTGTACGGCGTGCTCGGTCCGAACGGGGCGGGCAAGACCACCACGATCCGCATACTGGCCACGCTCCTGCGCCCGGACGCCGGTGAGGCGCAAGTGCTCGGCTACGACGTCGTGCGTGACGCCCAGGCGGTGCGGAGCAGGGTGGGCCTCACCGGGCAGTTCGCGTCGGTCGACGAGGACCTCACCGGGGTGGAGAACCTGTTGCTGCTCGCCAGGCTGCTCGGCTACTCACGCCGCCGAGGCAGGGAGCGGGCGGCCGACCTGCTCGACGCGTTTGGTCTTGCCGAGGCGGCCGACCGGCAGGTGAAGAAGTACTCCGGCGGGATGCGCCGGCGCATCGACATCGCGGCGAGCCTTGTCGTCACGCCCGAACTGATCTTCCTCGACGAGCCCACGACCGGGCTCGACCCGCGCAGCAGGAACCAGGTCTGGGAGATCGTCAGGGGCATGGTCGCCGAGGGCGCCACCGTGTTGCTGACCACGCAGTACCTCGACGAGGCCGACCAGCTGGCCGACCGGATAGCGGTGATCGACCACGGGAAGGTGGTCGCCGAGGGCTCAAGCGGCCAGCTCAAGGCATCGGTCGGCGCCGGCTCGCTGTACGTACGGCTACGTGCGCCCGAGCAGCGGGCCGAGGCAGAGCGGGTCCTCGCCGGCGTCCTCGAGGTGCCGGTCGAGCCGTCCGCTGACCCGGCCGCGCTGTCCGCAAGGATCTCCGACCCCGAGCGGGTCGCCCGTTCCCTGGCCGAACTGTCCCGCAGCGGCATCGACGTCACCGAGTTCGCGCTCGGTCAGCCGAGCCTGGACGAGGTGTTCCTCGCCCTGACCGGACACGCCGCCGAGGAGACACCCGAGGAGGATGCCGCATGA
- a CDS encoding helix-turn-helix domain-containing protein — protein MSKKRLFDDPCGIARALNAVGERWALLVVRELVFGPKRYSDLHRGLPQMSPNVLAQRLRELEADGLVRRRRLGPPAPAAVYELTERGQELEPVLRALAHWGSRAPLPQDGAAELSVDALLFALRATFDPALAGELSLRCQLDVAGDRFRTTVAGGRLELDRGEHAEPEAWLNVPEAATLRDLVFAGAALHDAVERADTEVAGDTTRLAALLRCFPAAVRYPAPQAPGPPDPVSPGPVSPSPESPNAEHPDPAVSAGSRRG, from the coding sequence ATGAGCAAGAAGCGGCTGTTCGACGACCCCTGCGGCATCGCGCGAGCGCTGAACGCGGTCGGCGAGCGGTGGGCGTTGCTCGTCGTGCGGGAGCTGGTCTTCGGCCCGAAGCGCTACTCCGACCTGCACCGCGGGCTGCCGCAGATGAGCCCGAACGTCCTCGCGCAGCGGTTGCGCGAGCTCGAAGCCGACGGCCTGGTGCGGCGAAGGCGCCTGGGACCGCCTGCGCCCGCCGCCGTGTATGAACTCACCGAGCGCGGGCAGGAACTGGAGCCCGTGCTCCGCGCGCTCGCCCACTGGGGCAGCCGCGCACCGCTGCCCCAGGACGGCGCGGCGGAACTGAGCGTCGACGCGCTGCTGTTCGCCCTGCGCGCCACCTTCGATCCGGCACTGGCGGGGGAGCTATCGCTGCGCTGCCAGCTGGACGTCGCGGGCGACCGGTTCCGCACCACCGTTGCGGGCGGGCGCCTCGAGTTGGACCGCGGTGAGCACGCCGAACCCGAGGCGTGGCTGAACGTGCCGGAGGCGGCGACATTGCGCGATCTGGTGTTCGCCGGTGCGGCGCTGCACGACGCCGTCGAGCGGGCAGACACCGAGGTGGCGGGCGATACCACGCGGCTCGCCGCACTGCTGCGCTGCTTTCCCGCAGCCGTGCGGTATCCGGCGCCACAGGCCCCCGGGCCGCCGGATCCCGTATCGCCGGGCCCCGTTTCACCTAGCCCCGAGTCACCGAACGCCGAACACCCGGATCCCGCCGTCAGCGCAGGAAGTCGTCGGGGGTGA
- a CDS encoding integrase core domain-containing protein has product MDVVDAGDLVTGQAPAPIAVVTDNGPCFRGTVFADAFASDDPVLRHVRTRVRSPQTNGVVERFFGTLKYEHLYRAIIGDGNALAVEINCFRQTYNALRPHQALDDRTPRQAYLTGLEST; this is encoded by the coding sequence ATGGACGTCGTTGATGCTGGGGACCTCGTGACCGGCCAGGCACCCGCGCCGATCGCGGTGGTCACGGACAACGGTCCATGCTTCCGCGGGACCGTGTTCGCGGACGCGTTCGCGAGTGACGACCCGGTGCTGCGGCACGTCCGCACGAGGGTGAGAAGCCCGCAGACCAATGGCGTGGTCGAACGGTTCTTCGGCACCTTGAAGTACGAGCACCTCTACCGCGCGATCATCGGCGACGGCAACGCCCTCGCCGTCGAGATCAACTGCTTCCGCCAGACCTACAACGCTCTGCGACCGCACCAAGCCCTCGACGACCGGACGCCGCGACAGGCCTACCTGACCGGCCTGGAGAGCACGTAG
- a CDS encoding IS3 family transposase, whose protein sequence is MAEIPERTYHRRLAKYRAGKRSKGPWPSPKVDAIEAVAAKYAADWPAWGHRKIAAMMRADGHVVSTSTVLRALRRSGLLLPSGFRADRRSWSRLRKRVFHDPPTERNRVWQMDFSEFETARGGIWRICAVIDYATKYCLAATVTPPRGDRTRWRACAARWSRLNGSSPSMTCGLTAARWTSLMLGTS, encoded by the coding sequence TTGGCTGAGATCCCGGAACGCACCTACCATCGACGGCTTGCCAAGTATCGGGCCGGGAAGCGGTCGAAGGGGCCGTGGCCGTCTCCCAAGGTCGACGCGATCGAGGCTGTCGCAGCCAAGTACGCTGCTGACTGGCCAGCATGGGGGCACCGGAAGATCGCTGCGATGATGCGCGCCGACGGTCACGTGGTGTCCACCTCGACCGTGCTGCGCGCGCTGCGTCGAAGCGGCCTGTTGTTGCCGTCCGGGTTTCGAGCGGATCGCCGATCCTGGTCGCGGCTGCGCAAACGGGTATTCCATGACCCGCCGACGGAGCGGAACCGCGTGTGGCAGATGGACTTCAGCGAATTCGAGACCGCCCGCGGCGGGATCTGGCGGATCTGCGCGGTGATCGACTACGCCACCAAGTACTGCCTGGCCGCTACCGTCACCCCACCTCGCGGGGACAGGACGCGCTGGCGTGCCTGCGCCGCGCGGTGGTCGAGGCTGAACGGGTCCTCGCCCTCGATGACCTGCGGACTGACCGCGGCGAGATGGACGTCGTTGATGCTGGGGACCTCGTGA
- a CDS encoding helix-turn-helix domain-containing protein — protein sequence MSRQRKPSRQVSVDEQVQVVLAVLKGELSLAEAARRHGVSSATVGNWRDRFVDAGKVGMDRSLPGPDGGQSQTERRLRHECEQLKLALAEATVQLRIWQKGAEFVDEVPSRTSRP from the coding sequence GTGAGCAGGCAGCGGAAGCCGTCGCGGCAGGTGTCGGTGGACGAGCAGGTCCAGGTGGTCCTCGCCGTATTGAAGGGCGAGTTGTCGCTGGCCGAGGCAGCGCGGCGGCACGGTGTCTCGTCAGCGACGGTGGGCAACTGGCGGGACCGGTTCGTCGACGCCGGCAAGGTGGGCATGGATCGGTCACTGCCGGGCCCGGATGGTGGGCAGTCGCAGACCGAGCGACGGTTGCGGCACGAGTGCGAGCAGCTCAAGCTGGCGTTGGCAGAGGCGACGGTGCAGCTGCGGATCTGGCAGAAGGGTGCGGAGTTCGTCGATGAGGTCCCTTCGCGGACCTCGAGGCCCTGA